From the Leptolyngbya sp. O-77 genome, one window contains:
- a CDS encoding DUF423 domain-containing protein — MSQIFLAIASVLGGLSVAAGAFGSHALRPKLSDRMLEIFETGTRYQMYHALALLLVGFLLLRAESGQGWLTASGWAFIAGTVIFSGSLYGLSLSGVKVLGAVAPIGGTALMVGWGCLAIAAFNLK, encoded by the coding sequence ATGAGCCAAATCTTTCTGGCGATCGCCTCCGTTCTTGGTGGGCTGTCCGTCGCCGCTGGGGCCTTCGGCTCCCACGCGCTGCGACCCAAGCTGAGCGATCGCATGTTGGAAATTTTTGAAACGGGAACGCGCTATCAGATGTATCACGCGCTGGCGCTGCTGCTCGTCGGCTTTTTGCTGCTGCGGGCCGAGTCCGGTCAGGGCTGGCTCACTGCCTCAGGCTGGGCATTTATCGCGGGGACGGTGATCTTTTCTGGCAGCCTGTATGGACTCAGCCTCAGCGGGGTGAAAGTGCTGGGAGCCGTTGCGCCAATTGGCGGCACTGCGCTGATGGTGGGATGGGGTTGCCTGGCGATCGCCGCCTTCAATCTCAAATAG
- the hisF gene encoding imidazole glycerol phosphate synthase subunit HisF, whose protein sequence is MLAKRILPCLDVKAGRVVKGVNFVNLRDAGDPVELAQVYNDAGADELVFLDITATHEDRNIIYDVVYRTAEQVFIPLTVGGGISSLDTIKQLLRAGADKVSINSSAVRDPDFVNRASDRFGNQCIVVAIDARRRADPENPGWDVYVRGGRENTGLDALSWAQEVEQRGAGELLVTSMDADGTQAGYDLALTRAIAEQVQIPVIASGGAGTCAHIHEALTEGRAEAALLASLLHYGQLTVAEIKQYLRENQVTVRG, encoded by the coding sequence ATGCTGGCAAAACGAATCTTGCCTTGCCTGGATGTGAAGGCGGGGCGCGTGGTGAAAGGCGTGAACTTTGTCAATCTGCGGGATGCGGGCGACCCCGTGGAACTGGCGCAGGTTTATAACGATGCGGGGGCGGATGAGCTGGTGTTTTTGGACATTACCGCCACCCACGAAGACCGAAACATTATTTACGACGTGGTGTATCGCACGGCGGAGCAAGTGTTCATTCCGCTGACGGTGGGCGGCGGCATTAGCTCCCTAGACACCATCAAGCAACTGTTGCGGGCGGGGGCCGATAAGGTGAGTATCAATTCCTCAGCCGTGCGCGACCCAGATTTTGTGAACCGGGCGAGCGATCGCTTTGGGAATCAGTGCATTGTGGTGGCGATCGATGCACGGCGGCGGGCTGACCCCGAAAATCCGGGCTGGGATGTGTACGTGCGCGGCGGGCGCGAGAATACGGGACTGGATGCGCTGAGCTGGGCCCAGGAGGTGGAGCAGCGCGGCGCGGGGGAACTGCTGGTGACCAGCATGGACGCAGACGGCACGCAGGCGGGCTATGACTTGGCGCTGACGCGGGCGATCGCCGAGCAGGTGCAGATTCCGGTGATTGCGTCTGGCGGCGCGGGCACCTGCGCCCACATTCACGAAGCGCTGACGGAGGGCAGGGCCGAAGCGGCGCTGCTGGCATCGCTGCTGCACTATGGCCAGCTCACCGTCGCAGAGATCAAGCAGTATTTGCGGGAGAACCAGGTGACCGTCAGGGGGTAA
- a CDS encoding DUF2862 domain-containing protein: MQIGQKVRVRRLRDRTGQAVVKHLGQVGEVQDFKMTDGSGVGVVVKFDDQFATWFFEDELEVVS; this comes from the coding sequence ATGCAAATTGGTCAAAAGGTTCGGGTTCGTCGGTTGCGCGATCGCACGGGTCAAGCCGTTGTGAAGCACCTGGGGCAAGTGGGCGAGGTTCAAGATTTCAAAATGACAGATGGCAGCGGGGTGGGGGTTGTGGTCAAGTTCGACGACCAGTTTGCTACCTGGTTTTTTGAAGACGAGCTAGAGGTCGTTTCTTAG
- a CDS encoding ArsA family ATPase — translation MSFILTFLGKGGTGRTTVAIAAAKRFALQGKRTLLVGQDPGPAFGLLLGASVGATPQDIGANLSAVHLQSTALMEASWEELKRQEAQYLRTPILKAVYGQELGILPGMDGALALNALREFDGSGKYDVIVYDGAGDLSTLRMLGMPEIATWYFRRFRKVVAESDLWKAVSPFVQPVAAAVLNVNWSGDVFDQPAMQQSSNLMEQGKAAVNDPSRVAAYLVTTQDTAAIATAKYLWGSAQQVGLTVGGVILNQSTDSSAIALEFAPLSITALPNYPGQDWQPLIEALPDFTQAAQAPRAIAVNIAERKVALFLPGFDKTQVKLIQSGPEVTVEAGDQRRNISLPPELSGRQVTGAKFQDSFLIISF, via the coding sequence ATGAGTTTCATCCTGACGTTTTTGGGCAAAGGCGGAACCGGACGCACCACCGTGGCGATCGCCGCTGCAAAGCGATTTGCGTTGCAAGGCAAGCGGACGCTGCTGGTGGGACAAGACCCTGGCCCCGCCTTTGGTTTGCTGCTGGGCGCGTCCGTCGGCGCAACCCCGCAGGACATCGGCGCGAACCTGAGCGCCGTCCATCTGCAATCTACGGCGCTGATGGAGGCCAGTTGGGAAGAACTCAAGCGCCAGGAAGCGCAATATCTCCGCACGCCCATTCTAAAAGCCGTCTACGGTCAGGAATTGGGTATTTTGCCTGGTATGGACGGAGCGCTGGCGCTAAATGCCCTGCGCGAATTTGACGGCAGCGGCAAATACGATGTGATTGTTTACGATGGCGCGGGGGATCTGTCCACGCTGCGGATGCTGGGAATGCCGGAAATCGCCACCTGGTATTTCCGCCGTTTCCGCAAGGTGGTGGCAGAGTCTGACCTGTGGAAAGCGGTGTCGCCCTTTGTGCAGCCCGTCGCCGCTGCGGTGCTAAATGTGAACTGGTCGGGCGATGTGTTTGACCAGCCCGCCATGCAGCAGAGCAGCAACCTGATGGAGCAGGGCAAAGCGGCGGTTAATGATCCCAGCCGCGTCGCCGCCTATCTTGTCACGACACAAGACACAGCGGCGATCGCCACCGCCAAATATCTCTGGGGCAGCGCCCAGCAGGTCGGGCTGACCGTGGGCGGCGTAATTCTCAACCAGTCTACCGACAGCAGCGCGATCGCCCTAGAGTTTGCGCCGCTCTCTATCACCGCCCTGCCCAACTATCCCGGTCAAGACTGGCAGCCGCTGATCGAAGCCCTGCCCGACTTTACCCAGGCAGCCCAGGCTCCCAGGGCGATCGCCGTGAATATTGCCGAGCGCAAAGTCGCCCTCTTCCTCCCCGGCTTCGACAAAACCCAGGTCAAACTTATCCAGTCTGGCCCCGAAGTCACCGTCGAAGCAGGCGACCAGCGCCGCAACATTTCCTTGCCGCCCGAACTCAGCGGCCGCCAGGTCACGGGCGCAAAGTTTCAGGACAGCTTTTTGATTATTTCGTTTTAG
- a CDS encoding MAE_28990/MAE_18760 family HEPN-like nuclease, with translation MTKIRTVSQLSDQLSEEIAWRKKELIYIKTLIEKNRYRTVQSTLLRSGTAILYAHWEGFVKNAATSYVEFVSRQNLKHSELAPNFLALAVKKQLNEAQSSYRAVIFTKVVDFLITGLESKCLIQWDDAIKTQSNLNSEVLKDIICILGLDYSLYETKEKIIDETLLRSRNEIAHGQYLLIEFDQYMELHHEIISLMDLFRDQIENAAISKTYLCT, from the coding sequence ATGACTAAGATTCGGACTGTATCTCAGCTAAGCGATCAGCTTTCTGAAGAAATTGCATGGCGAAAAAAAGAGTTAATATACATCAAAACTTTAATTGAGAAAAATAGATATCGAACTGTTCAATCCACCTTGCTTAGGAGCGGTACTGCAATTCTGTACGCGCACTGGGAAGGCTTTGTTAAAAATGCGGCAACATCTTATGTAGAATTTGTTTCTAGACAAAATTTAAAACACTCAGAATTAGCACCTAACTTCTTAGCTTTAGCTGTTAAAAAACAACTTAACGAAGCTCAAAGCAGTTACAGAGCCGTTATATTTACCAAAGTTGTAGATTTTCTAATAACAGGGTTGGAATCTAAGTGCTTAATCCAGTGGGATGATGCAATTAAGACACAATCAAATCTTAATTCTGAAGTCTTAAAAGATATCATATGTATTTTGGGGCTAGACTACTCTCTCTACGAAACAAAAGAAAAAATTATTGATGAGACATTGCTTCGCTCTAGAAACGAAATTGCGCATGGACAGTATCTACTAATTGAGTTCGATCAGTATATGGAATTGCACCATGAAATTATATCGCTGATGGATTTGTTCAGAGATCAAATAGAGAATGCAGCTATATCAAAAACCTACCTTTGTACGTAG